The genomic DNA TTTAATAGCTTTATGGGTTAATAATAGAAAAAAAACGGTAGGATATCAAGGAATTATAAATGCCTTATTTATTGGTTTAATAGGACTTTCTTTACAAGGAATACCTTATGATATAACCGTTATTTTAGGAAGAATTATTTATGGTTGGGCAATTTTTCAAGGAGTGGTGAAATTTGATATCTTATTATTCGAATTGAGTACCCCAGAAGCCTATTCTGTAGATTATAGTAAAATACATTTCTTTCAAAATTTTGGAGTACTATTAGCGTCTTTAAATGTGGGTATTATTGTAGATGTCTTTGGATTACAAATGCCTTTTATCATTGGATTACTAGGTTTTTTAATAACGATATTACTATACTTTTTTGTGTTTAAATCAGTCAGAAACTTACACAAACGACTTGTTAAATATTAAAATATATGCTAGTAGAAGAAACAATTATTTTCTCAAGAAAATATACAGACTTTGGAGAAATCACTATCAGACCATTTCAAGTAGTAGAAGATAGTATTTTTTTGCAGAAATGGGTAACTAAAGACTATGCCGTCTTTTGGGGAATGGAAAATGCAACTCTTCAAGAGGTTCAAGAAGAGTACTCGAAACTTTTAGAGCCTGAAGGCTATGACGTTTTTGTAGGAATGTTTCATAACGAACCGGCCTTTGTATTAGAAAGGTATAATCCGCAAAAGGATCTTATAAATAATTTTTACGATTCTAAAGTATCTGATATAGGGATACATATTATTGTAGCACCTCCTAGAAAGGAGAAAATACCAAATTTTACTTGGTTTATGTTCCGTTCAATTATGGATTTTGTTTTTGAAAATCCAAAAATAGAACGAATATTAGTAGAACCAGATATTCGAAATAAAAAAATGTTTGCTTTATGTGAACGTATAGGCTTTCAACTATCTAAAGTGATAGAGTTACCTCATAAAACGGCGCAGTTAGCATTTTTAATAAAAACAAATTACAACGAAAAAATGAAATTTTCTTCATTTTTAAAAAGAAATACGATGAATACCTTAGATAATATTGTTTCTCCGCAACAATCAATTCAACATATACAGCCTGAAATTTGGAAAAAAGCAAATATTTTGCTGGTAAAAAAGGCATTGTGTGAATTTTCTCATGAATTATTAATAACACCTCGTGTCGTTAAAGAATTAGAAAGAGGGTATCGTTTTTATAGCATACAAGCAGATGATAAAAATATATATTATGAATTTAAAGCAAAGCCTTTAGCATTAAATCATTTGCTAATAGAAGAGAATTCCATTAAGAAATTTGTTGACGAAAAACTAGATGAGGTAGATGCTATTTACTTTATCAAAGAGTTTCAAAAAAAATTAGGCATTACTAATGAAAAAATGCCTGTCTATTTAGAAGAAATTATCAGTACACTTCATGGTAGTGTATTCAAAATATTCAAAGGGAACCCTATTGTAAAGGAATTGGCTTCTGCTGATTTTCAGACAATAGAGCAATCAATGACGGAAGGACATCCAGGATTTGTAGCCAATAATGGAAGAATTGGTTTTGATAGCAGTGATTATCGGTCATATGCACCAGAGGCAGGAAACTCTTTTTCTTTATTATGGTTAGCAGGACATAAATCAAGAACGACGTTTTCAGCAATAGAAGCATTGCCTTATGAAAAACTGATCCGTGAAGAGTTAGATGCTGTTACTATACAGGAGTTTAATAGTTTATTAGTAGAAAAGGGGTTGGACCCAGAAGAGTACTTATTCTTGCCAATTCATCCTTGGCAATGGTTCAATAAGTTGGCAACCATTTTTGCTTCAGAGATAGCAAAAGGAAACTTAGTTTGTTTAGGGTATGGAGCAGATCAGTATTTAGCACAGCAATCTATAAGAACATTATTTAATATAACTAATCGAAAAAAGTTTTATACCAAGTCGGCTTTATCTATATTGAATATGGGTTTTATGAGAGGATTACCATTATATTATTTAGGAACGGCTCCAAAGATGGCTGTTTGGCTAGAAAACTTACTATATAATGATCCCTATATCAAAAAAAATGGATTTAGGATGCTGAGTGAAATAGGATCAGTTAGTTATGTAAATCCATACTTTGAAGAATTCGGTGTTCATAATGATTACAATAAGATGTTAGCATCTTTATGGAGAGAAAGCCCTTATTCAGCAGTTAAAGAAAATGAAAAACCATTAACAATGGCTGCGCTATTGCATATAGATCATCATGGAAATGCTTTGCTACCAGAAATTATTAAAGATTCAGGTATTTCAATAGACCATTGGCTACGTAAATATTTAAACGCATATTTAAGTCCATTATTACATTGTTTTTATTACTACGATTTAGTGTTTATGCCACACGGCGAAAATATTATTATGGTGTTTGAAGATAATGCTCCAGAATATATTTTATTAAAAGATATTACAGAAGAGGCGTGTATTTTAAATAAAGAAGTTGAGTTACCAGAAGACTTAAAAAGAATGTATGCTTCAGTACCAGAGGATGTGAAATTATTGTCAATCTTCACAGATATTTTTGATGGTTTCTTTAGATTTTTGACCGCTATTTTAGAAGAGCATATGAGCTATGATGCAGAGCGTTTTTGGAAATTAGTAGCCGAAAATATTCATGCATACCAATCTCAGTTTCCTAAACTTGCTAAGAAATTTGAGCAATACGATTTGTTTGCTGCTGACTTTAAGCTTTCATGTTTGAATAGATTACAGTTGAATAATCACAAACAAATGATTGATTTAGATGACCCAGTAGCATTATTACAATTTGTTGGGAAATTAAAAAATCCTATAGAAGTTTTCAAAAAGAAAGAAATATAATATGCATGCTATAGATCAAAAAA from Tenacibaculum maritimum NCIMB 2154 includes the following:
- a CDS encoding GNAT family N-acetyltransferase, whose protein sequence is MLVEETIIFSRKYTDFGEITIRPFQVVEDSIFLQKWVTKDYAVFWGMENATLQEVQEEYSKLLEPEGYDVFVGMFHNEPAFVLERYNPQKDLINNFYDSKVSDIGIHIIVAPPRKEKIPNFTWFMFRSIMDFVFENPKIERILVEPDIRNKKMFALCERIGFQLSKVIELPHKTAQLAFLIKTNYNEKMKFSSFLKRNTMNTLDNIVSPQQSIQHIQPEIWKKANILLVKKALCEFSHELLITPRVVKELERGYRFYSIQADDKNIYYEFKAKPLALNHLLIEENSIKKFVDEKLDEVDAIYFIKEFQKKLGITNEKMPVYLEEIISTLHGSVFKIFKGNPIVKELASADFQTIEQSMTEGHPGFVANNGRIGFDSSDYRSYAPEAGNSFSLLWLAGHKSRTTFSAIEALPYEKLIREELDAVTIQEFNSLLVEKGLDPEEYLFLPIHPWQWFNKLATIFASEIAKGNLVCLGYGADQYLAQQSIRTLFNITNRKKFYTKSALSILNMGFMRGLPLYYLGTAPKMAVWLENLLYNDPYIKKNGFRMLSEIGSVSYVNPYFEEFGVHNDYNKMLASLWRESPYSAVKENEKPLTMAALLHIDHHGNALLPEIIKDSGISIDHWLRKYLNAYLSPLLHCFYYYDLVFMPHGENIIMVFEDNAPEYILLKDITEEACILNKEVELPEDLKRMYASVPEDVKLLSIFTDIFDGFFRFLTAILEEHMSYDAERFWKLVAENIHAYQSQFPKLAKKFEQYDLFAADFKLSCLNRLQLNNHKQMIDLDDPVALLQFVGKLKNPIEVFKKKEI